The genomic stretch CGGTGCAGCTGTCGCGCTGGCGCGGCCGCCCGGTCGTCCTCATCTACGAGGATCGCCACTCGGTGCAGCTGAACCAGCCGCTGAAGGAGGCGCTCTTTGAGCGCGGGCGCGCGAGCGGCGCGCTCGACGCCGTGGCGCTGGTGGCGGTGGCGAACCTGGAGTCCTTCAACTTCTTTCCGGCGCGCGGCATCGCGCTCTCCTTCGTGCGCGACGCGGAGAAGAAGGCCGGGGTGCCCATCTTCGTGGACCTCCAGGGGGCGCTGGGCGAGGCGCCCTGGGGACTGCCGGATCGCACCTCCTCCGTGCTGCTGCTGGACCGCCAGGGTGCGGAGGTGTTCCGCGCCTCGGGCGCGCTGAGCGCCGCGGACACCGAGCGCTTCTTCGCGGTGCTCGGCGCGCTGGTGGGCCGGGACCTCGGGGAGCAGGCGGAGGCCGTCCACACCGCGCCGCCCCCCGCTGCGCGCCCAGCGCCCGAGGAGCGCGCGCCCGCGGACCGCTCCGGGACGCGGCGGTCGATGGAGGATTGGCCATGAGGGTGGCGCTCACCGGGGCGAGCGGCTTTCTCGGGCCCGAGCTCGTGCGCGCGCTGCTCGAGCGCGGACATGCCGTGCACGTGCTCGCGCGTGACGTGCCGCGCGCGCTCTCGCGGCTTCCGGCGGGGGTGACGGGGGCGCGCTTCGATGCGCTGCAGGGCGCGGAGGTGGGGGCGCTGCAGGGTGTGGACGCGGTGGTGCACCTGGCCGGAGAGCCGGTGAGCCAGCGCTGGACGCGCGAGGTGCGCCAGCGCATCTACGACAGCCGCGCGGTGGGCACGCGCGCGGTGGTGGCTGCGATGGCCGAGGCGAAGGTGAAGGGCCCGCTCGTGAGCGCGTCCGCCGTGGGCTACTACGGCGACCGCGGCGCCGAGCCCCTCACGGAGGCGAGCGCGCCGGGGCGAGGGTTCCTCGCGGACGTGTGCCGGGCATGGGAAGGCGAGGCGCTCAAAGCGCGGGTGTGGGGCGTGCGGGTCGCGTGCGTGCGCATCGGGCTGGTGCTGCACCCGGAGGGCGGCGTGCTGCACAAGGTGCTGCCCACATTCAAGGTGGGCGCGGGCGGGAGGCTGGGCAGCGGGCAGCAGTTCTTCCCTTGGATCCACCGCGCGGACGCGCTGGGGCTCTTGCTCCTCGCGCTCGAGCGCCCGGAGGTGGAGGGCGCGCTCAACGCCGTGGCCCCCGAGCAGGTGACGAACGCGCAGTTCACCCACGTGCTGGGCGAGGTGCTGCACCGGCCCAGCGTGATGCACGTGCCGGCCTTCGCGCTGAAGCTGGCCTTCGGCGAGATG from Aggregicoccus sp. 17bor-14 encodes the following:
- a CDS encoding TIGR01777 family oxidoreductase, which produces MRVALTGASGFLGPELVRALLERGHAVHVLARDVPRALSRLPAGVTGARFDALQGAEVGALQGVDAVVHLAGEPVSQRWTREVRQRIYDSRAVGTRAVVAAMAEAKVKGPLVSASAVGYYGDRGAEPLTEASAPGRGFLADVCRAWEGEALKARVWGVRVACVRIGLVLHPEGGVLHKVLPTFKVGAGGRLGSGQQFFPWIHRADALGLLLLALERPEVEGALNAVAPEQVTNAQFTHVLGEVLHRPSVMHVPAFALKLAFGEMASAALEGQRVVPERALALGYAFQFPHLRDALEELVGHHREAAHTGS